In a single window of the Ignisphaera sp. genome:
- a CDS encoding PIN domain-containing protein: protein MKLVYIDTSFILGILLETEKSDLAEQILEAHRDSHLMISGIAINEALYVAAYEYYKQRGIVKGRYGLRKLIAKQGYPREVIDAIDSFLKDLSVEIVNDYFDYNEYLQIIQDFKLLPNDAQIALTCKHYGIDIILTFDEDFKQVPWLRVVP from the coding sequence ATGAAGCTGGTCTATATTGATACCAGCTTCATACTCGGCATCCTCCTTGAAACCGAGAAGAGTGACTTAGCTGAGCAAATATTAGAGGCACATCGCGATTCGCATCTTATGATTTCAGGGATCGCAATTAATGAAGCGCTCTATGTTGCGGCGTACGAGTACTATAAACAGAGAGGCATAGTTAAAGGAAGATACGGTTTAAGAAAATTGATTGCAAAGCAAGGATATCCTAGGGAAGTAATAGATGCAATAGATTCTTTCCTGAAAGATTTGAGCGTCGAAATAGTAAACGATTACTTCGACTATAATGAATATCTCCAAATAATCCAGGACTTTAAACTCCTTCCCAATGATGCTCAAATTGCATTAACCTGCAAACACTACGGAATAGACATTATACTCACATTCGATGAAGACTTCAAACAAGTGCCATGGCTCAGAGTTGTTCCATAG
- a CDS encoding type II toxin-antitoxin system VapC family toxin, protein MTENSTDSVVLDTSVVVKSILAPPRYLQRDIYEREIRTREKIHVILSLLEEKNLKVFFPRSGIIEVASVLKRSELTREQVLRIIESLSETFIIVDENVIYDKALDVALTTAPSGFDTYFLALTLLTNSLLITDDRGMVDQARKLKLNTLFVREATIEEIKTKLG, encoded by the coding sequence GTGACAGAAAACTCTACTGATAGCGTCGTCCTTGACACAAGCGTCGTGGTTAAGAGTATCCTTGCACCACCAAGATATTTACAGAGAGATATCTATGAGAGGGAGATCAGGACCCGTGAGAAGATACATGTGATATTGAGTTTATTAGAAGAGAAGAACCTTAAGGTGTTCTTTCCAAGGTCAGGTATAATAGAAGTTGCATCGGTGTTAAAGAGGAGTGAGTTGACAAGAGAACAGGTGCTGAGGATTATAGAGAGCCTAAGCGAGACATTCATAATAGTAGACGAGAATGTGATATATGATAAGGCACTCGATGTCGCGTTAACAACAGCTCCGTCGGGCTTTGACACCTACTTCCTAGCACTGACTCTTCTTACAAACTCCCTACTGATAACTGATGATAGAGGCATGGTAGACCAAGCCAGAAAACTAAAGCTTAATACACTATTTGTTAGAGAGGCGACTATAGAAGAAATCAAAACTAAGCTAGGTTGA
- a CDS encoding antitoxin family protein, whose translation MSKVVRVRYEKGVLKPLEPIDLEEGEEVLVTVKRDIRKVLKKYRGILGRSSIRELLEIEEEAHLQ comes from the coding sequence ATGTCAAAAGTCGTAAGAGTAAGGTATGAGAAAGGTGTCCTTAAGCCTCTAGAACCAATAGATTTAGAGGAGGGAGAGGAAGTATTAGTCACTGTAAAGCGTGATATAAGGAAGGTGCTCAAGAAGTATCGGGGGATTCTGGGAAGGTCATCAATTAGAGAGCTGCTAGAGATCGAGGAAGAGGCTCATTTGCAATGA